A stretch of Lysinibacillus agricola DNA encodes these proteins:
- a CDS encoding SDR family NAD(P)-dependent oxidoreductase, which yields MKTALVIGASGGMGYALVNELVGRNIQVKAFARNKEKLDALFQHHKNVEIISGDAFNEQEMMRASNGVDVIFHAISFPYENWEKLHIRCLDMVINIAERQGAKIALVDNIYAYGRQSTNPVIEQARKEPQTKKGKIRLTMENKLKDSNVPSLIVHFPDLYGPNAENTILYETLKNVTQGKKANFVGNMQVEREFLYTVDAAKAMVELALRDDTYNQNWNVPAVHPIAGEQLIKILREITDYKKGIRTVSKGMVQMIGIFSPSMREVVEILYLTEEPVILSGEKYEKEIGALPRTSYRVGLEETILWMNKRALK from the coding sequence TTGAAAACAGCATTAGTTATTGGGGCATCTGGTGGTATGGGCTATGCTCTTGTTAATGAATTAGTTGGACGAAATATACAGGTGAAGGCATTTGCTAGAAATAAAGAAAAATTAGATGCACTTTTTCAGCATCATAAAAATGTCGAAATCATTTCGGGTGATGCCTTTAATGAACAGGAAATGATGAGAGCTTCAAATGGTGTGGATGTTATTTTTCATGCTATTAGTTTTCCGTATGAGAATTGGGAAAAGCTGCATATTCGATGCTTAGATATGGTGATTAACATAGCCGAAAGGCAAGGAGCGAAAATTGCACTTGTAGATAATATTTATGCATATGGAAGACAATCAACAAACCCTGTAATAGAGCAGGCTAGAAAGGAACCACAAACGAAAAAAGGGAAAATTCGTTTAACGATGGAAAATAAATTAAAAGACAGTAATGTACCCTCGTTAATCGTTCATTTCCCTGATTTGTATGGACCAAATGCAGAGAATACAATACTCTATGAAACATTAAAAAATGTTACACAAGGTAAAAAAGCTAATTTTGTAGGAAATATGCAGGTGGAAAGGGAATTCCTTTATACTGTAGATGCTGCAAAGGCTATGGTTGAGCTTGCTTTACGAGATGACACTTATAATCAGAATTGGAACGTGCCAGCCGTTCATCCAATTGCAGGGGAGCAACTAATAAAAATTTTGCGCGAAATTACAGACTACAAAAAAGGTATTCGTACAGTCTCTAAAGGGATGGTACAAATGATTGGAATATTTTCTCCTTCTATGAGAGAAGTGGTTGAAATATTGTATTTAACAGAAGAACCGGTCATTTTAAGTGGGGAAAAATACGAAAAGGAAATAGGAGCTTTACCACGTACTTCATATAGAGTAGGACTAGAAGAAACGATTTTATGGATGAACAAGAGAGCACTAAAATAG
- a CDS encoding SpoIIIAH-like family protein — MHLQKKSSWFLALLTLVAVVSVFYLMDSTKQSKEDITLSVDTDQKATIQSVTKEVSSPSPLFEETRLQVSNERNQLRQKLTQQITSDQYFVEEKNKASIEMDTLNKEESTETMLEMQIKALGFPDALVRIEGEEVSVTVMAKELSKYQANEIIYLVKKECEDANVQVKFGANNY, encoded by the coding sequence ATGCACCTACAAAAAAAATCGTCTTGGTTTCTTGCATTATTAACTCTAGTAGCGGTTGTTTCAGTGTTTTATTTGATGGATTCTACAAAACAATCAAAAGAGGATATTACCTTGTCTGTAGATACAGATCAAAAAGCAACAATACAGAGTGTGACAAAGGAAGTTTCTTCTCCAAGCCCTTTATTTGAAGAAACGCGCCTACAAGTAAGTAACGAGAGAAACCAACTTCGTCAAAAGTTAACGCAACAAATTACATCAGATCAGTATTTTGTTGAGGAAAAAAATAAGGCATCAATTGAAATGGATACTCTTAATAAAGAAGAATCTACAGAAACGATGCTTGAGATGCAAATTAAGGCACTAGGCTTTCCTGATGCTTTAGTACGAATAGAAGGAGAAGAAGTTTCTGTAACAGTGATGGCAAAGGAACTATCAAAATATCAAGCAAATGAAATTATCTATCTGGTAAAAAAAGAATGCGAGGATGCAAATGTGCAAGTTAAATTCGGCGCAAATAATTATTGA
- a CDS encoding GrpB family protein has product MEKVNFFDNELFTTKNEQFFLIHKTKIKKLLPAADVQHVGSTAIPNSITKGDVDIQVRVSAEQFSKAEELLSSLYEGNDESIKTDTFRAFKDDTSNPPLGVQLTVIESEFDFFWKFREVLLKNKNYLEEYNSLKKEYENKSMDDYREAKDQFFQRLMKTLEFKNCKE; this is encoded by the coding sequence GTGGAAAAGGTTAATTTTTTTGATAACGAATTGTTCACTACAAAAAATGAACAATTTTTTCTAATTCACAAAACTAAAATTAAAAAATTATTGCCAGCTGCTGATGTCCAGCATGTTGGAAGTACAGCTATCCCAAATAGTATTACTAAAGGTGATGTAGACATTCAGGTACGTGTTAGTGCTGAGCAATTTTCAAAAGCTGAAGAATTACTGTCAAGTTTATACGAAGGAAATGATGAAAGTATTAAAACGGATACATTTAGAGCATTTAAAGATGATACCAGTAATCCACCTTTAGGTGTACAGTTAACTGTCATTGAATCCGAATTTGATTTCTTTTGGAAATTTAGAGAGGTTCTATTGAAAAATAAAAATTATCTTGAAGAATATAATAGCCTAAAAAAAGAATACGAAAATAAGTCAATGGATGATTATAGAGAAGCTAAAGATCAATTTTTTCAAAGATTAATGAAAACTTTGGAATTTAAAAACTGTAAGGAATAA
- a CDS encoding IS30 family transposase, protein MPKRLRKRNAQIRQFSVKSIEERPDSVESREEFGHFEIDSVVGRKDKEDDVLLTLIERKTRREFIVKMDGKDADSVNYALSSVLEEFGEYTSAVFKSITADNGSEFARLSEMFGDRINIYFTHPYSSWERGTNENHNGIIRRFIPKGHAIEDYSRTQIRMIERAMNNLPRKIFAYKTPNELFEEELQKLVS, encoded by the coding sequence ATACCAAAAAGGTTAAGAAAACGCAACGCCCAAATAAGACAGTTCTCGGTAAAAAGTATTGAAGAACGTCCTGATAGCGTTGAATCTCGTGAAGAATTCGGTCATTTTGAAATTGACTCCGTCGTAGGGCGCAAGGATAAAGAAGATGATGTACTATTAACTTTGATTGAACGCAAAACGCGTCGTGAATTCATCGTAAAGATGGACGGGAAAGATGCCGACTCAGTTAACTACGCACTCTCTTCAGTCCTCGAAGAATTCGGTGAATACACATCTGCGGTCTTTAAATCAATCACCGCAGATAATGGTTCTGAATTCGCTAGGTTGTCAGAAATGTTTGGTGATAGGATAAATATCTATTTCACTCATCCATACTCTTCGTGGGAACGTGGAACAAATGAAAACCACAACGGAATCATCCGTCGTTTCATCCCTAAAGGACATGCGATTGAGGATTATAGCCGGACGCAAATTCGTATGATTGAGAGGGCAATGAACAACCTACCAAGAAAAATCTTTGCCTACAAGACACCAAATGAACTGTTTGAAGAGGAACTTCAGAAACTCGTCTCTTAA
- a CDS encoding GatB/YqeY domain-containing protein, with amino-acid sequence MLKIEVFEQLKKAMKEKDVLAKGVLSLLKSALDLAEKEKGEALSSEEEIAIVNREVKQTNQALDGAQNAGRDDLIEKEEAKLVLLKSFLPKQLTEEEIAEKLVTAGVVKGMNMGEAMKIAKPLLTGQADGAVISKIVKGLI; translated from the coding sequence TTGTTAAAAATAGAGGTATTTGAACAATTAAAAAAGGCAATGAAAGAAAAGGATGTATTAGCAAAAGGCGTACTATCGCTTTTGAAATCTGCCCTAGATTTAGCTGAGAAGGAAAAGGGAGAGGCATTATCGTCTGAAGAAGAGATTGCTATCGTTAATCGTGAGGTAAAGCAAACAAATCAGGCTTTAGACGGTGCTCAAAATGCAGGGCGAGATGATTTAATTGAAAAAGAGGAAGCAAAATTAGTCCTATTAAAATCTTTTTTACCGAAGCAATTAACTGAAGAAGAAATTGCAGAAAAATTAGTGACAGCTGGCGTTGTAAAAGGGATGAACATGGGTGAAGCGATGAAAATTGCAAAACCTCTGTTAACTGGCCAAGCAGATGGTGCTGTCATTTCAAAAATTGTGAAGGGTCTTATTTAA
- a CDS encoding GNAT family N-acetyltransferase — protein sequence MDYIQITRNNIEQEHICCALGAKQYEQAVKEKKKWLINRMDEGLVFYRLNDRAKVFIEYLPATKAWVPIDAPNYMYINCLWVSGKYKNQNHARRLFEKCKEDALAQGMDGIVHIVGKKKLPFLSDKRFFEHLGFKVVDQVAPYFELIVYKFNDCAEDPSFKLQVKNSLSNNNGIVIYFTSQCPFAVGVIDDLKNIAEKRGIPFHAYQLMTKDEAQSAPIVWTTFGLFYNGQFITHEIMSANKFEKLLNSL from the coding sequence GTGGATTATATTCAAATTACTAGGAACAATATTGAACAGGAGCATATATGTTGTGCACTTGGTGCGAAGCAATACGAGCAAGCTGTAAAGGAAAAGAAAAAATGGCTAATTAACCGCATGGATGAGGGGTTAGTTTTTTATCGTTTAAATGATCGGGCAAAGGTGTTTATTGAATATTTACCTGCAACTAAAGCGTGGGTTCCTATTGATGCACCAAATTATATGTATATTAATTGCCTATGGGTTTCAGGTAAATACAAAAATCAAAATCATGCTAGAAGACTGTTTGAAAAGTGTAAGGAAGATGCACTAGCGCAAGGGATGGATGGCATTGTACATATAGTAGGGAAGAAAAAGCTTCCATTTTTGAGTGATAAGCGTTTTTTTGAACATTTAGGATTTAAAGTTGTAGATCAAGTAGCACCTTATTTTGAGCTAATTGTCTATAAATTTAATGATTGTGCAGAGGATCCTTCATTTAAATTACAGGTGAAAAATTCTTTATCCAATAACAATGGCATTGTGATATACTTCACTTCCCAATGCCCGTTTGCAGTAGGTGTTATAGATGATTTAAAAAATATAGCAGAGAAAAGGGGCATTCCTTTTCATGCATATCAACTAATGACGAAAGATGAAGCGCAGAGTGCACCTATCGTATGGACTACCTTTGGACTATTTTACAATGGTCAGTTCATTACACATGAAATTATGAGTGCAAACAAGTTTGAAAAGTTATTAAATTCATTATAA
- a CDS encoding formate/nitrite transporter family protein: MKETISAVCTTAETKINMMKQKPANYLLLAIFGGLFIGFGILLITTIGGLLSPTGVPSMKIVQGLAFGVALSMVMMAGANLFTGDNLVLTVSTLSKKSSPLEMLGIWTFSYIGNFFGSLLAAALFFYSGLAGGDIAAYIEKLATAKMSGSFVELLCRGILCNLLVCLAVWCTYKLKTETGKLVMIFCCIFPFVTIGFEHCIANMTLFSLALLLPHGELVSFAGAISNLLPVTLGNIIGGAVIGFVYWVNGRE; the protein is encoded by the coding sequence ATGAAAGAGACAATTTCTGCTGTTTGTACAACAGCTGAGACAAAAATCAACATGATGAAGCAAAAGCCTGCTAATTATTTATTGTTAGCTATTTTTGGAGGACTTTTTATCGGATTTGGAATTTTGCTCATCACTACTATTGGCGGCTTATTAAGTCCAACTGGGGTACCGAGTATGAAGATCGTACAAGGACTAGCATTTGGTGTGGCACTTAGTATGGTCATGATGGCTGGTGCCAATTTATTTACCGGTGATAATCTAGTATTGACGGTTAGTACACTATCAAAAAAATCATCACCATTAGAGATGTTGGGCATTTGGACGTTTAGTTACATAGGAAACTTCTTTGGTTCTCTTTTAGCAGCCGCATTATTTTTTTACTCGGGGCTAGCAGGTGGAGACATAGCAGCTTACATTGAAAAACTGGCAACAGCTAAGATGAGTGGTAGCTTCGTTGAACTTTTATGTCGAGGTATTTTATGTAATTTGCTTGTATGCTTGGCCGTATGGTGTACCTATAAATTAAAAACTGAGACTGGGAAATTAGTGATGATTTTCTGCTGTATTTTCCCTTTTGTTACAATTGGATTTGAGCATTGTATAGCAAATATGACATTGTTTTCCCTTGCGCTCTTATTACCTCATGGTGAACTCGTATCGTTTGCTGGAGCCATTTCAAATTTATTACCCGTAACGCTAGGTAATATTATTGGGGGAGCCGTTATTGGTTTTGTCTATTGGGTAAATGGCAGAGAGTAA
- a CDS encoding GNAT family N-acetyltransferase, which translates to MQYNISQEQNDRKKSLVNNKLYEYNLKHFPNDLRGRYQEINLFLTDENDQICGGILGEICWNWLEIHTLMIDEDIRGLGYGSKLLVEIEQIALHNKCDFIKVDTLSFQALDFYQNHGYQVYGTLDNVGRDHQHHY; encoded by the coding sequence ATGCAATACAACATCTCACAAGAGCAAAATGATCGTAAAAAATCTTTAGTTAATAACAAGCTTTACGAATACAATTTAAAACATTTTCCGAACGATTTAAGAGGCCGCTATCAAGAAATCAATCTCTTCCTGACAGATGAAAATGATCAAATCTGTGGTGGTATATTGGGGGAAATTTGTTGGAATTGGTTAGAGATACATACCCTTATGATTGATGAGGATATTCGCGGTTTAGGCTATGGATCGAAATTATTAGTAGAAATCGAACAAATTGCTTTACATAACAAATGCGATTTCATAAAAGTAGATACTTTAAGTTTTCAAGCATTAGATTTTTATCAAAATCACGGATATCAAGTCTACGGTACATTGGACAATGTCGGAAGGGATCATCAGCACCACTATTAA
- a CDS encoding GNAT family N-acetyltransferase, with the protein MAYVIRESNPSIEAYKALHQTTGWNAKGLYTYDQLYQAISNSWYSASIYDDMTLIGYGRIISDGIYQTFICDVMVHPTYQRQGVGTMVMEVLLEHCQKENIKWIQLSCAKGKQHFYQKLGFTERDPDAPGMMLFIPH; encoded by the coding sequence ATGGCTTACGTAATTAGAGAATCAAACCCATCGATTGAGGCATATAAAGCTTTACATCAAACAACAGGCTGGAATGCGAAAGGGCTTTATACGTATGATCAACTATATCAAGCAATTTCTAACAGTTGGTATAGTGCTTCTATTTATGATGATATGACATTAATTGGCTATGGGAGAATTATTTCAGATGGCATTTATCAAACTTTTATTTGTGATGTGATGGTGCACCCTACTTATCAACGACAAGGGGTTGGCACAATGGTTATGGAGGTCTTGTTAGAGCATTGTCAAAAAGAAAATATCAAATGGATTCAGCTTTCATGTGCAAAGGGCAAGCAGCATTTTTATCAAAAACTTGGATTTACAGAACGTGATCCCGATGCTCCAGGAATGATGTTGTTTATTCCGCATTAA
- a CDS encoding GNAT family N-acetyltransferase: MIIMETERLELREFNDEDISVLYTIFSDAETMKYYPAPFNLEQTKNWIEKNKQRYREDGYGLWAVCLKESKELIGDCGLVKQIVDGKTEVEVGYHIHKKYWSKGYATEAAKGCVEYGFSYLGQEKLISIIDSKNGPSIRVAEKNGFMKEKESFIFNKIHDIYSLQKNKLQL; this comes from the coding sequence ATGATAATTATGGAAACAGAAAGGTTAGAATTACGAGAATTTAATGATGAGGATATTTCTGTCCTTTACACAATTTTTTCAGATGCTGAAACAATGAAATATTATCCGGCACCATTTAATTTAGAACAAACTAAAAATTGGATTGAGAAAAATAAACAAAGATATCGAGAAGATGGTTATGGTTTATGGGCTGTCTGTTTAAAAGAGTCGAAAGAATTAATTGGAGATTGCGGCCTCGTTAAACAAATAGTAGATGGAAAAACTGAAGTGGAAGTGGGCTACCATATTCATAAAAAATATTGGTCTAAAGGATATGCAACTGAAGCAGCTAAAGGTTGTGTGGAATATGGATTTTCATATTTGGGACAAGAAAAATTAATAAGTATTATTGATTCTAAAAATGGACCATCCATTCGTGTGGCTGAAAAAAATGGTTTTATGAAGGAAAAGGAGTCGTTTATCTTTAATAAAATTCATGATATATATTCATTACAAAAGAATAAGTTGCAATTGTGA
- a CDS encoding YdcF family protein — MYFGIIPLILFFIFLYSYLKDPRKIINGFLFNAFFCSFLLFCTIASLASENSVLKLIANIPLFSLFFIIPFGIVALMLGLFLNARILIKREGRRLANSLTLIVAIIILLFIVMPIISPSSLFSTIFQPLFGGISLIIFYFLIHLSNFLTAYFLYQFNKPKYNQDFIIVLGSGLINDQVPPLLASRIKKAIDFYHKQVAVTTPPTIIFSGGQGPDENLPEAEAMQKYAVEKGIPLEHTVQENRSVNTYQNMLFSKRVMDTLKPDGKYNSIFTTNNFHLFRAGLYARQAGLNSQGIGSKTAFYYWPNAMVREYVAIVVMGRKRHMKVVGTVLGISLFLSLFSLLFF, encoded by the coding sequence ATGTATTTTGGAATTATTCCGCTTATCCTATTTTTTATTTTTCTGTATTCTTACTTGAAAGATCCAAGGAAGATAATAAATGGTTTTTTATTTAATGCCTTTTTTTGTTCATTTCTTTTATTTTGTACGATTGCTTCTTTAGCATCTGAAAATAGCGTTTTGAAACTTATAGCTAACATCCCACTTTTTTCTCTTTTCTTCATAATACCTTTTGGAATTGTAGCTTTAATGCTCGGCTTATTTCTAAATGCAAGAATCTTAATAAAACGAGAAGGAAGACGCTTAGCAAACTCCTTAACTTTAATCGTAGCTATCATTATTCTATTATTTATTGTCATGCCTATTATTAGTCCATCCAGTTTGTTCTCTACTATATTCCAACCTTTGTTCGGTGGCATATCGTTGATTATTTTTTATTTCTTGATTCATTTATCAAACTTTTTAACTGCCTATTTTCTTTATCAGTTTAATAAACCGAAGTATAACCAAGATTTTATCATCGTGCTAGGCAGTGGTTTAATTAACGATCAAGTACCACCACTTCTTGCAAGTAGAATTAAGAAAGCCATCGATTTTTATCATAAACAAGTAGCAGTGACCACACCACCAACAATTATTTTCTCTGGAGGACAAGGTCCCGATGAAAATCTGCCCGAAGCGGAAGCAATGCAAAAATACGCTGTTGAAAAAGGAATTCCTCTTGAGCATACTGTGCAAGAAAATCGTTCTGTAAACACCTATCAAAATATGTTATTTTCGAAACGAGTTATGGATACGTTAAAACCAGATGGTAAATACAACAGCATCTTTACAACAAATAATTTCCATCTTTTCCGTGCTGGTCTATACGCTAGACAAGCTGGTCTAAATAGCCAAGGTATCGGCTCTAAAACAGCATTTTATTATTGGCCCAATGCAATGGTTCGTGAATATGTTGCAATTGTTGTAATGGGGCGAAAAAGACATATGAAAGTTGTTGGGACAGTTCTCGGAATTTCTCTATTCCTTTCTTTATTTTCCCTATTATTCTTTTAG
- a CDS encoding TetR/AcrR family transcriptional regulator has product MSPRKPSTKDLTKEMIINEAHKQFITKDFHQVSMRSIAKEVGCSHGAIYYHFKNKAEIFYAILGDYFSELNNTLDETVNGPGDNNTKLLNVFVGYMAFGLNNQSQYELMFMMRDSEVDGLSQEAANLSYQKFAQSVQFLSKTELLLSDIHSTFIALHGFVAHYRHYVKNYEEVKEAVDVHAKFLVKALI; this is encoded by the coding sequence ATGTCACCACGTAAGCCGTCAACAAAAGATTTGACGAAAGAAATGATTATAAATGAAGCACATAAGCAATTTATCACGAAGGATTTTCATCAAGTATCGATGCGAAGTATTGCTAAAGAGGTTGGCTGTAGTCATGGGGCAATTTACTATCATTTTAAAAATAAAGCAGAAATTTTTTACGCAATTTTAGGTGATTATTTTTCTGAATTAAATAATACTTTAGATGAAACAGTGAATGGCCCTGGGGATAATAACACTAAATTGCTAAACGTTTTTGTGGGCTATATGGCGTTTGGTTTAAATAATCAAAGCCAATATGAATTAATGTTTATGATGAGAGATAGTGAAGTTGATGGACTTTCACAAGAGGCAGCGAACCTTAGTTATCAAAAATTTGCTCAATCTGTACAGTTCTTATCAAAGACTGAACTGTTGCTTTCAGATATACATTCTACATTTATTGCTCTTCATGGATTTGTTGCACATTATCGACATTATGTAAAAAATTATGAGGAAGTAAAAGAAGCGGTAGATGTACATGCAAAATTTCTTGTCAAAGCTTTAATATAA
- a CDS encoding VOC family protein, translating to MKITKVKLYAYDVHKMKEFYCDHLGFVLIKNSDNFFEMAAGESIITFKKIPSSVKKQYHFALNIPCNLFQQAKSWGKKHAELLFSEGQDEVYFDTLKAHSCYFYDPEGNIIELISRQEVNQKQDAESFSAKHVLNIGEMNLTTDAIYSVANSLREYGITPMNNNEICSDALTFMGNYEDGANLLLGPSERVWYFSNKKAIVSPIKMEINKNLQLCMTENGDFTISQL from the coding sequence ATGAAGATTACAAAGGTGAAACTATACGCGTATGATGTACATAAAATGAAGGAATTTTACTGCGATCATTTAGGATTTGTATTAATAAAGAATTCCGATAATTTTTTTGAGATGGCAGCTGGTGAAAGTATTATCACTTTTAAAAAAATACCCTCTTCTGTTAAAAAACAATATCATTTTGCATTAAATATTCCATGTAATTTATTTCAACAAGCGAAAAGCTGGGGAAAAAAACATGCGGAATTATTATTTTCGGAGGGTCAGGATGAAGTATATTTTGATACATTAAAGGCTCATTCATGTTATTTTTATGATCCAGAAGGAAATATTATTGAGCTCATTTCAAGACAGGAAGTAAATCAAAAACAGGATGCCGAGTCTTTTTCAGCCAAGCATGTACTAAATATTGGTGAAATGAATTTAACGACGGATGCTATTTATTCAGTAGCCAATAGTTTAAGAGAATATGGTATAACTCCAATGAATAATAACGAAATTTGTTCAGATGCTCTCACGTTTATGGGGAATTATGAGGATGGTGCAAATTTGCTTTTAGGACCAAGTGAACGTGTTTGGTATTTTTCTAATAAAAAAGCAATTGTTAGTCCTATTAAGATGGAGATCAATAAAAACTTGCAACTATGTATGACCGAGAATGGTGATTTTACCATTTCGCAACTATAA
- a CDS encoding helix-turn-helix domain-containing protein has protein sequence MLEQNNIKITNKKPRLTQFQRGELQGYLNAGITNKSELARKLKVSRGTIYNELARGTTTQVKKINGKHIYTTQYLAETGQAVTDRNVARSRKPLKFGRVKAFLAFVDELLLDRTRTLSPDAIVGLAKLKGLFSPDEMISTKTLYHYIELGLLKTRNSDLLLKVRRNTKKVKKTQRPNKTVLGKKY, from the coding sequence ATGCTAGAACAGAATAACATAAAAATAACGAATAAGAAACCACGCCTTACACAGTTTCAACGTGGAGAACTTCAAGGCTATTTGAATGCCGGAATTACAAATAAGAGCGAACTTGCGCGAAAACTCAAGGTTTCGCGCGGGACAATCTACAATGAACTTGCTCGTGGCACGACCACTCAAGTAAAAAAAATCAATGGAAAACATATCTACACAACGCAATATCTTGCTGAAACAGGTCAAGCTGTAACAGATCGAAATGTGGCTCGTTCTCGTAAACCGTTGAAGTTTGGGCGTGTGAAGGCATTCTTGGCATTTGTTGACGAACTATTACTTGATCGCACAAGGACCCTATCTCCAGATGCGATTGTTGGTCTTGCGAAGCTCAAAGGGTTGTTTTCTCCGGATGAAATGATCTCAACAAAGACCCTTTATCATTATATCGAGCTGGGTCTTCTGAAAACTCGAAACAGTGACCTTCTCTTAAAGGTACGTCGAAATACCAAAAAGGTTAAGAAAACGCAACGCCCAAATAAGACAGTTCTCGGTAAAAAGTATTGA
- a CDS encoding alpha/beta hydrolase: MKKGFGFVIKILPAKEIYLKGNNHAVLLLHSFTSHTRDMKKVAIDIHKKGYTCYAPLYRGHGCAPEQLLQYNVNDWWQDVVNSYQFLISEGFQKISVIGLSIGGIFTLKLAELERIERAIVLSVPIDREPERLKRRIINYAYNYKKVEGKSTFQISQEIDIFNQMSLDSLIVFQQFIKSTIQNLDKISVPIAILYGEQDDELYSHSANVVYNNVNSYVKKIKGYKESKHLMTLGKDQEEIVKDILFFFNL; the protein is encoded by the coding sequence GTGAAGAAAGGTTTTGGTTTTGTGATAAAGATACTTCCTGCTAAAGAAATTTACCTAAAAGGTAATAATCATGCTGTATTACTTTTACATTCGTTTACAAGCCATACTAGAGATATGAAGAAGGTTGCAATTGATATACATAAAAAAGGTTACACATGCTATGCACCACTTTACCGAGGTCATGGATGTGCTCCGGAACAGTTACTACAATATAACGTAAATGACTGGTGGCAAGATGTAGTTAACTCATATCAATTTTTAATTAGCGAGGGATTCCAAAAAATTTCTGTCATAGGTTTGTCTATAGGTGGCATTTTTACATTGAAACTTGCAGAGTTGGAAAGAATAGAGCGAGCGATTGTATTATCAGTACCGATTGATAGGGAGCCAGAACGACTCAAAAGAAGAATAATAAATTATGCATACAATTACAAAAAAGTAGAGGGGAAGTCAACATTTCAAATTTCTCAAGAAATTGATATATTTAATCAAATGTCTTTAGATTCATTAATTGTATTTCAACAATTCATTAAGTCTACCATTCAAAATCTTGACAAAATATCAGTTCCAATTGCAATTCTCTATGGTGAACAAGATGATGAATTGTACTCACATAGCGCTAATGTTGTATATAATAATGTCAATTCATATGTAAAAAAGATTAAAGGTTATAAAGAATCTAAGCATTTAATGACATTAGGGAAAGATCAAGAAGAAATAGTAAAAGATATTTTGTTTTTTTTTAATTTGTAG
- a CDS encoding cation diffusion facilitator family transporter codes for MNSSKIAFLSVISNSTVVTLKIIVGLFTGSVAILSEAIHSFLDLLASLIAFFSVRISGKPADKEHPYGHGKIENISGTIETLLIFVAGIWIIYECIHKIITPTPIKLPILGILVMLFGALINFVVSRIVYRTAKNTNSVAMKSNALHLLTDVYTSLGVALSLLIVHLTGWYILDPIIGIILACYIMVEAFQLMKEAFPPLLDARLSKEEELQIIQIIESFEDEYIEYHDFRTRRSGAEEYIDFHLVVASNKSIETVHDLCDRIEEKINSIFHQANILIHLEPENEKINE; via the coding sequence GTGAATTCATCAAAGATTGCATTTTTATCTGTTATTAGTAATTCTACTGTTGTCACTTTAAAAATTATCGTTGGATTGTTCACTGGATCGGTAGCAATTTTATCTGAAGCAATCCATTCTTTTCTAGATTTACTCGCTTCTTTAATTGCCTTTTTCTCCGTACGAATCTCCGGTAAACCAGCTGATAAAGAGCATCCCTACGGACATGGCAAGATTGAAAATATTTCTGGGACAATTGAAACACTGTTAATTTTTGTTGCTGGGATTTGGATTATTTATGAATGTATTCATAAAATTATCACTCCTACCCCTATCAAACTCCCAATTCTAGGAATACTGGTCATGTTATTTGGCGCTTTAATTAATTTTGTTGTATCAAGGATTGTTTATAGAACTGCAAAGAATACCAACTCTGTTGCCATGAAATCAAATGCACTCCATCTACTTACGGATGTCTATACATCATTAGGTGTTGCCTTGAGTTTATTGATTGTCCATTTAACCGGCTGGTATATTTTGGATCCGATCATCGGTATTATATTAGCATGTTATATTATGGTGGAAGCTTTCCAACTAATGAAAGAAGCATTTCCTCCATTATTGGATGCACGATTATCAAAGGAAGAGGAACTACAAATTATTCAAATTATTGAATCCTTTGAAGATGAATACATTGAGTATCACGATTTTCGAACTAGACGTTCCGGCGCAGAAGAATATATCGATTTCCATTTAGTCGTAGCATCAAATAAAAGCATTGAAACCGTTCATGATTTATGTGATCGTATTGAAGAAAAAATTAATAGTATCTTTCATCAAGCCAATATTCTTATTCACTTAGAACCAGAGAATGAAAAAATAAATGAATGA